The following are encoded in a window of Neomicrococcus lactis genomic DNA:
- a CDS encoding alpha-ketoglutarate-dependent dioxygenase AlkB, which yields MNQTPELFTLPESLTHEQGEKRLEVATGAVLLRNWLSPEQQLFLVNQFRRWAAGPVPPRRPLIYGKPMSVQSVSLGWHWQNYAYSRIASDVNGEPVLPMPQWLIDVGTKAAAEAYAEYPETASARWFTREDNRFVADSALLNYYSPTAKMGMHQDKEESTNDPVVSFSLGDSCTFRFGNTENRNRPYQDVQLNSGDLFVFGGPSRYAYHGVMKIIPDTSPKHCDLAVGRINITLRNIGASHDPHQDR from the coding sequence GTGAACCAGACCCCCGAACTCTTTACGCTGCCCGAGTCTTTGACCCACGAACAGGGCGAAAAACGTCTCGAGGTGGCCACTGGCGCGGTCCTGCTCCGGAACTGGCTCTCCCCTGAACAGCAGCTGTTCCTCGTGAATCAATTTCGGCGGTGGGCAGCAGGTCCCGTGCCACCACGGCGGCCGCTGATCTATGGGAAGCCCATGAGCGTGCAGTCGGTGAGCTTGGGCTGGCATTGGCAGAACTACGCGTACTCGCGCATAGCGAGCGACGTGAACGGCGAGCCCGTTTTGCCGATGCCCCAGTGGCTCATTGATGTGGGCACGAAAGCCGCAGCTGAGGCTTACGCCGAGTATCCAGAAACTGCGAGCGCACGGTGGTTCACGCGTGAGGACAATCGGTTCGTGGCTGACTCCGCGTTGCTGAACTACTATTCACCCACAGCCAAGATGGGGATGCATCAGGACAAGGAAGAATCCACAAATGACCCGGTGGTCTCCTTTTCGCTCGGGGATTCTTGTACGTTTCGATTTGGAAACACTGAAAATCGAAACCGCCCCTACCAGGATGTTCAACTCAATTCCGGGGATCTCTTCGTCTTTGGAGGACCTTCCCGGTACGCCTATCACGGCGTCATGAAGATCATCCCTGACACGTCCCCCAAGCATTGTGATCTGGCGGTTGGTCGCATCAACATCACGCTACGGAACATCGGAGCCTCACATGACCCTCACCAGGACAGATAG
- a CDS encoding aldehyde dehydrogenase family protein produces MSANKSAAQDLFYTVVNPATGEVVKEYPTATDQEVQDAIAAADTAYQEWREVPIEERAKVVARIGELFAERADELAAIITTEMGKPLSQSKGEAEFCTDIFNYFATEGPTLAADQEIKSFGGGKAIIQKRPVGALLGIMPWNYPYYQVARFAAPNLMLGNTIVLKHAEACATSALAIQQLMEDAGLPKGAYVNIFANHDQVADIIADPRIQGVSLTGSERAGAKVAEIAGRNLKKVVLELGGSDPYVILDSDDVAQAAADAWEVRIENTGQACNSNKRMIVMEDIYDEFVGELTKLASGLTPGDPMEEKEGTFAPMSSRKAAEGLAAQLQDAVDKGATVHAGGKLHDGAGAYFEPTVLTGITKEMRAYSEELFGPIAVVYKVSSDEEALALANDSVYGLGGAVFSTDAERARKLAEKLETGMTNVNAASAESADMPFGGVKRSGYGRELGPLGMDEFVNKRLLYVAD; encoded by the coding sequence GTGTCCGCGAACAAGAGCGCAGCTCAGGACCTTTTCTACACCGTCGTCAACCCTGCCACCGGGGAGGTCGTCAAAGAATATCCAACTGCCACGGACCAGGAAGTTCAGGACGCTATTGCAGCGGCCGACACCGCCTACCAGGAATGGCGCGAGGTGCCCATCGAGGAGCGCGCCAAGGTAGTTGCTCGCATCGGTGAACTGTTTGCCGAGCGCGCTGACGAGCTCGCCGCCATCATCACCACGGAAATGGGAAAGCCACTCTCCCAGTCCAAGGGTGAAGCCGAGTTCTGCACGGACATCTTCAACTACTTCGCCACCGAGGGCCCAACCCTCGCAGCCGATCAGGAAATCAAGTCCTTCGGCGGTGGCAAGGCCATCATCCAGAAGCGCCCAGTTGGTGCTTTGTTGGGCATCATGCCGTGGAACTACCCGTACTACCAGGTGGCTCGCTTCGCAGCGCCGAACCTCATGTTGGGCAACACCATCGTTTTGAAGCACGCTGAAGCTTGCGCCACGTCTGCGCTCGCCATCCAGCAGCTCATGGAAGATGCCGGCCTGCCAAAGGGCGCCTACGTCAACATCTTCGCGAACCACGATCAGGTCGCTGACATCATCGCCGACCCACGCATCCAGGGCGTTTCCCTCACCGGTTCCGAGCGCGCAGGCGCCAAGGTCGCTGAGATTGCTGGCCGCAACCTCAAGAAGGTTGTACTGGAATTGGGCGGCTCGGATCCGTATGTGATTTTGGATTCCGACGACGTCGCTCAAGCAGCTGCCGACGCTTGGGAAGTGCGCATCGAGAACACGGGCCAGGCCTGCAATTCGAACAAGCGCATGATCGTCATGGAGGACATCTACGACGAGTTCGTGGGCGAGCTGACGAAGCTTGCTTCCGGTCTGACCCCGGGCGATCCGATGGAGGAGAAGGAAGGAACCTTTGCTCCGATGTCTTCGCGTAAGGCAGCCGAAGGTCTCGCCGCTCAGCTCCAGGACGCCGTGGATAAGGGTGCAACCGTGCACGCCGGCGGCAAGCTCCACGACGGCGCTGGCGCGTACTTCGAGCCAACCGTTTTGACCGGCATCACCAAGGAAATGCGCGCATACTCCGAAGAGCTCTTCGGTCCTATCGCGGTTGTCTACAAGGTGTCCTCTGACGAGGAAGCACTCGCCCTCGCGAACGACTCCGTCTACGGCTTGGGTGGCGCAGTGTTCTCCACCGACGCCGAGCGTGCTCGCAAGCTCGCAGAGAAGTTGGAGACCGGCATGACCAACGTCAACGCAGCTTCCGCCGAGTCTGCCGACATGCCATTCGGTGGCGTCAAGCGTTCCGGCTACGGCCGCGAGCTGGGCCCACTCGGCATGGACGAGTTCGTGAACAAGCGTCTGTTGTACGTAGCGGACTAG
- a CDS encoding MerR family transcriptional regulator has protein sequence MNTESREWSIQDLARISGTTSRTLRHYQSVGLLEPARLGANGMRYYDDAALGALLNILVLRRLGFSLERIKTIRAGETELLSALQSRVRELTALEEKVQRQIRSVQLTIDQLTNGVSAMSADNFDGFDNSVYQEEVDERWGKDAYAAANQQWKSMSPEQQKAHQQEHLDMALEYQRLAEAGVAADASEAQAAAARHVAWLAVFTKPTHAYVMGLAEMYVADPRFAANYHGHAEYVRDALTVYADKELAQ, from the coding sequence ATGAACACGGAATCGCGCGAATGGAGCATCCAGGATCTCGCAAGGATCTCCGGCACCACGAGTCGCACCCTGCGGCACTATCAATCGGTCGGGCTGCTGGAGCCGGCGCGGCTAGGTGCCAATGGGATGCGCTACTACGACGACGCCGCTCTCGGCGCGCTGCTAAACATCCTGGTCTTGCGGCGGTTGGGTTTTTCACTCGAGCGCATCAAAACCATCCGCGCGGGTGAAACCGAGCTGCTCTCGGCGCTTCAATCGCGAGTTCGCGAACTGACTGCCTTGGAAGAAAAGGTGCAGCGTCAGATTCGCAGTGTTCAACTCACCATTGACCAATTGACGAATGGAGTGAGCGCTATGAGTGCTGACAACTTTGACGGGTTCGACAACTCCGTCTACCAAGAAGAAGTAGATGAACGCTGGGGCAAGGACGCCTACGCCGCCGCAAACCAACAGTGGAAGTCCATGTCTCCCGAACAGCAGAAGGCCCACCAGCAAGAACACCTCGACATGGCGCTCGAGTACCAGCGGTTGGCCGAAGCAGGCGTTGCGGCAGATGCCTCGGAAGCGCAAGCCGCTGCCGCTCGGCACGTGGCGTGGCTGGCGGTCTTCACGAAGCCCACTCATGCCTACGTGATGGGTCTGGCCGAGATGTATGTGGCCGATCCGCGCTTCGCGGCGAACTACCACGGGCACGCCGAGTACGTGCGGGACGCGTTGACCGTCTACGCGGACAAGGAGCTTGCTCAGTAG
- a CDS encoding acyl-CoA dehydrogenase family protein, whose product MSEALSADFPHGVTEPEYDFWGTFADPRDPSAVADVNTDPAGIFRNVSAEDRDYWARAREFGWKEVRPIIADAWEAAEYPTELAVKLGEYDLMRDGLNLEGAPKQSRTAAALVNMELSRFDGSVGTILGVQGGLALRSVVMCGSEEHQKTIVPAMASGKLLGAFALTEPTHGSDSVGLETKAVRTEGGYLLSGEKKWIGNASMALTGHDAITVVWARDEEGNVRGFLVDQKAEGYEATTITGKLSLRSIWQAHVRMNQVFVPDNMVLPKSKSFKDTAEVLFATRLGVAWSAVGHATALYETAVRYAKQRKQFGKELAKHQVVQERLARMQSELVAAQLVAWQMTQLEEEGKLTGAQASLAKFTCTRNARSIAQNARDLMGGNGILIENRAARHFADVEAIHTYEGTETVQALIIGRDITGFSAFA is encoded by the coding sequence ATGTCCGAAGCCCTTTCCGCCGACTTCCCACACGGCGTCACTGAGCCTGAATACGACTTCTGGGGAACCTTCGCAGACCCCCGCGATCCATCGGCCGTCGCCGACGTCAACACAGACCCGGCCGGCATCTTCCGCAATGTTTCCGCCGAGGACCGCGACTACTGGGCACGTGCTCGCGAGTTTGGCTGGAAGGAAGTGCGCCCCATCATCGCGGATGCCTGGGAAGCCGCCGAATACCCCACCGAACTTGCCGTGAAACTGGGCGAATACGACCTCATGCGCGACGGCCTGAACCTCGAAGGCGCGCCAAAGCAGTCACGCACCGCGGCCGCTCTGGTCAACATGGAACTCAGCCGCTTCGACGGTTCCGTCGGCACGATTCTGGGCGTTCAGGGCGGGCTCGCGCTGCGCTCCGTGGTCATGTGCGGTTCCGAAGAACACCAGAAGACGATCGTCCCAGCGATGGCCAGCGGCAAGCTGCTCGGCGCTTTTGCTCTGACCGAGCCCACCCACGGCTCCGACTCCGTGGGCCTCGAAACCAAGGCCGTCCGCACCGAAGGCGGCTACTTGCTCAGCGGTGAAAAGAAGTGGATCGGCAACGCCTCCATGGCCCTCACCGGGCACGATGCCATCACCGTGGTGTGGGCACGCGACGAAGAAGGCAACGTCCGCGGCTTCTTGGTGGATCAGAAGGCTGAAGGTTACGAAGCCACCACCATCACGGGCAAGCTGAGCCTGCGTTCCATTTGGCAGGCCCACGTCCGCATGAACCAGGTCTTTGTCCCGGACAACATGGTATTGCCCAAGTCCAAGAGCTTTAAGGACACCGCCGAGGTGCTCTTTGCAACGCGTCTCGGTGTCGCTTGGTCCGCGGTTGGTCACGCGACGGCACTCTACGAGACGGCCGTCCGCTACGCGAAGCAGCGCAAGCAGTTCGGCAAGGAACTCGCGAAGCACCAAGTGGTTCAGGAACGCCTCGCACGCATGCAGTCCGAACTTGTCGCCGCACAGCTCGTGGCATGGCAAATGACCCAGTTGGAAGAAGAGGGCAAGCTCACCGGTGCTCAGGCTTCGCTCGCGAAGTTCACGTGTACTCGCAACGCTCGCTCGATCGCTCAGAACGCACGCGACCTCATGGGCGGCAACGGCATCCTCATTGAAAACCGCGCGGCACGCCACTTCGCGGACGTCGAGGCGATCCACACCTACGAAGGTACGGAGACCGTTCAGGCGCTTATCATCGGCCGCGACATCACGGGCTTCTCAGCCTTCGCTTAA
- a CDS encoding alpha/beta fold hydrolase → MSDVVNPHDGTTIRYDAAGSGPEVILLHGSALSRVMWRGLGYVSGLSDYRTLRIDLRGHGRSGKPHEQEAYRMDRFVEDVLAVMDAESVDTATVMGYSLGGRLAFALAEAAPDRVSSLVSLGGSPRKQDGQYERVFFKGYLETLKAGDIDGFADKTGVDPATRAAFVANDPLALAALFEYTELNDVGVSDDALAHMDIPALLMAGTRDEPRFSEAREAASIMPNAEFVALEGRTHGQTLFPNDEILNAVLPFLDQVWRR, encoded by the coding sequence GTGTCTGACGTAGTAAATCCCCATGACGGAACCACCATCCGGTACGACGCCGCTGGCTCCGGCCCCGAAGTCATCCTCCTTCACGGATCCGCGCTTTCGCGCGTAATGTGGCGAGGCCTCGGCTATGTTTCCGGGCTCTCCGACTACCGCACCTTGCGCATTGACCTGCGCGGTCACGGGCGATCCGGAAAGCCGCACGAGCAAGAGGCGTACCGCATGGATCGCTTTGTCGAGGACGTTCTGGCTGTGATGGATGCCGAGTCCGTCGATACGGCCACCGTGATGGGGTATTCGCTGGGTGGACGTTTGGCATTTGCGCTCGCAGAAGCCGCGCCAGATCGCGTCTCTTCACTCGTGAGCCTGGGCGGCAGCCCACGAAAGCAAGATGGTCAGTACGAGCGGGTGTTCTTCAAGGGCTATCTCGAGACGCTCAAAGCCGGTGACATTGATGGCTTCGCGGACAAGACCGGCGTGGATCCGGCAACGCGCGCTGCCTTCGTGGCGAACGATCCGCTAGCGCTGGCAGCTCTGTTTGAATACACCGAGCTCAATGACGTTGGCGTTTCCGATGATGCGCTTGCCCACATGGATATTCCGGCTTTGTTGATGGCGGGCACGCGAGATGAGCCGCGCTTTTCCGAAGCACGCGAGGCCGCCTCGATCATGCCGAACGCTGAGTTCGTGGCACTCGAAGGGCGAACCCACGGTCAAACGTTGTTCCCGAATGACGAGATCCTTAACGCAGTGTTGCCGTTCCTCGATCAAGTCTGGCGACGATGA
- a CDS encoding AI-2E family transporter — MGFSLWGHSRSAREKQQRAQVAPTALSATAIEDAFPATKPTRGERIQSMWADPMGRISTRALQLLIIVLMTTGVVIALLNLTLVVLPTLIGLIVACALWPLVRLCRKAMNATLAATTVFVGSLLVLGGIGTALFYSVRAEWPQLVEKGTAGVQELQYLLSHLPFEIPQEQIDNAFTSIKDFFLSAQFGAGALNGLSAAGNFVTGLALFLVILFFFLKDGDKMWEFFLSWLPRNVRGRWHRSGLKTVSVFGGYMRGTATVAAVDAIGIALALMILQVPLALPLGVLVFVGAFIPMVGATIAGILAVLVALVANGPMVALIVLAAVILVQQLEGNFLQPVVMGNALSLHPLIILVALTGGTVLGGLVGAVISVPLTAVAWAVIKIWSGRDEENVAQRKVEEAQAEIEAEKGRELGTDHESHDRHDSETSDAPEATPISEAK; from the coding sequence GTGGGATTTTCGTTGTGGGGACATTCACGTTCGGCTCGAGAGAAGCAGCAGCGCGCACAGGTGGCTCCGACTGCACTGAGCGCTACAGCGATTGAGGACGCTTTTCCAGCGACAAAACCAACGCGTGGCGAGCGCATCCAGTCCATGTGGGCAGACCCCATGGGCCGTATTTCCACGCGCGCTCTTCAGCTGCTGATCATCGTGCTCATGACCACCGGAGTGGTCATTGCTCTGCTGAATCTGACGCTCGTGGTCTTGCCGACCTTGATCGGTTTGATTGTTGCTTGTGCACTGTGGCCGCTCGTGCGGTTGTGCCGCAAGGCTATGAACGCCACGTTGGCAGCAACCACGGTTTTTGTGGGTTCACTATTGGTGCTCGGAGGAATTGGCACCGCTCTCTTCTACTCCGTGCGCGCCGAATGGCCGCAATTAGTTGAAAAGGGCACGGCAGGCGTCCAAGAGCTGCAGTATCTTTTGTCTCACTTGCCATTTGAAATTCCGCAAGAGCAGATTGATAATGCTTTCACCAGCATCAAGGACTTCTTCCTCAGCGCGCAGTTCGGTGCTGGAGCGCTCAATGGACTGTCTGCAGCCGGCAACTTCGTCACCGGCCTCGCACTGTTCTTGGTGATCTTGTTCTTCTTCCTCAAAGACGGCGACAAGATGTGGGAATTCTTCTTGTCCTGGCTGCCTCGGAACGTGCGTGGTCGCTGGCACCGTTCGGGGCTTAAAACGGTCTCCGTCTTCGGCGGATACATGCGTGGCACTGCTACGGTGGCCGCGGTTGATGCCATTGGTATTGCGCTTGCCCTCATGATCCTCCAGGTTCCGCTGGCATTGCCTCTTGGCGTGCTGGTCTTTGTGGGCGCGTTCATCCCGATGGTCGGTGCCACGATTGCGGGTATTCTCGCCGTTTTGGTTGCCCTCGTAGCCAACGGCCCCATGGTGGCCTTGATTGTCTTGGCCGCAGTCATCTTGGTTCAGCAGCTCGAAGGTAACTTCTTGCAGCCTGTGGTGATGGGCAACGCGTTGAGCCTTCACCCGTTGATCATCCTGGTGGCTTTGACCGGCGGCACCGTACTTGGCGGCCTCGTTGGCGCGGTGATTTCTGTGCCGCTCACGGCAGTTGCTTGGGCCGTCATCAAGATTTGGTCCGGCCGAGATGAAGAGAACGTGGCACAGCGCAAGGTCGAAGAAGCGCAGGCTGAAATTGAAGCCGAGAAGGGCCGCGAGCTCGGCACGGATCATGAATCTCATGACCGCCACGACTCCGAGACTAGCGACGCACCCGAAGCCACCCCGATCTCCGAGGCGAAGTAA
- a CDS encoding DNA-3-methyladenine glycosylase I: MTLTRTDSGLIIGEDGKARPPWAAVDPLLQKYYDEEWGMPVTDEQGLYERLVLEGFQVGLSWATILRKRESFREAFDNFEVDTVATYGEDKIEELLQNADIIRNRAKIKAAITNAQATQELRNEEGLSALIWSFKPAETPKPASVDAIESVSEESKALTKALKKKGFTFVGPISMYALMEAVGLIDNHVMGSFRRGSSGIWSE; the protein is encoded by the coding sequence ATGACCCTCACCAGGACAGATAGCGGACTGATTATCGGCGAAGACGGCAAGGCGCGCCCACCATGGGCTGCCGTCGATCCGCTTTTGCAGAAGTACTACGACGAAGAATGGGGCATGCCCGTCACTGACGAGCAAGGTCTCTACGAACGCTTGGTCCTCGAGGGTTTCCAAGTGGGCCTGTCTTGGGCCACCATCCTTCGCAAGCGCGAAAGCTTCCGCGAAGCCTTCGATAACTTCGAGGTGGACACCGTCGCCACCTACGGCGAAGACAAGATTGAAGAGCTGCTCCAGAACGCGGACATCATTCGCAATCGCGCCAAGATCAAGGCCGCCATCACCAACGCTCAAGCCACTCAAGAACTGCGAAACGAAGAAGGGCTCTCGGCGCTCATCTGGAGCTTCAAACCCGCCGAGACTCCGAAGCCAGCATCTGTCGATGCCATCGAGTCCGTGAGCGAAGAATCTAAAGCCCTCACGAAGGCGCTCAAGAAGAAGGGCTTCACGTTCGTGGGACCCATCTCGATGTATGCATTGATGGAAGCCGTCGGCCTGATCGACAACCATGTCATGGGGAGTTTTCGCCGCGGAAGCTCGGGAATCTGGTCCGAGTGA
- a CDS encoding SDR family oxidoreductase: MKVTIFGGHGKVALLAAPLLVQAGHEVQSIIRNPDHAEEVNATGASAVVLDIEQATTPELAEILEGQDAVVWSAGAGGGDPERTYAVDRDAAIRSMNAAMDAKVSRYVMVSFSRASTDFLVNQDDPFYPYMVAKIAADDHLRASELDWTVLGPGALTLDEPTGRVEPDYTEASGSQSSRANVALSIVEALNEPKTIGHTLNYRDGELPIREWFSALTAE; encoded by the coding sequence ATGAAGGTGACAATATTTGGTGGACATGGAAAGGTCGCCCTGTTGGCGGCCCCGCTGCTCGTGCAGGCTGGCCATGAGGTCCAGTCAATTATTCGCAACCCGGATCATGCGGAAGAAGTCAACGCAACCGGTGCCAGCGCCGTCGTACTAGATATTGAACAAGCGACGACGCCGGAGCTTGCGGAAATCCTAGAAGGTCAGGACGCTGTGGTGTGGTCTGCGGGCGCCGGTGGCGGCGATCCCGAGCGGACCTACGCGGTGGACCGCGATGCGGCGATTCGTTCGATGAACGCAGCGATGGACGCGAAGGTTTCCCGCTATGTCATGGTGAGCTTCTCGCGCGCCAGCACGGATTTCCTCGTGAATCAGGATGACCCGTTCTACCCGTACATGGTGGCCAAGATTGCCGCCGACGATCACTTGCGTGCTTCCGAGCTGGACTGGACCGTTTTGGGCCCTGGCGCGTTGACGCTCGACGAGCCAACGGGCCGCGTGGAACCGGATTACACCGAAGCGAGCGGCTCGCAGTCTTCGCGCGCGAACGTGGCGCTTTCGATTGTTGAGGCCCTGAACGAGCCGAAGACCATTGGTCACACGCTCAATTACCGCGACGGCGAACTGCCGATTCGCGAGTGGTTCTCCGCTCTGACCGCCGAGTAG
- a CDS encoding TetR/AcrR family transcriptional regulator, with amino-acid sequence MNTSETPHLRPALELLERQGFHATSVDELAAALGMSRSTFFRRYGTKEAVVFSDQEAIVAMAQQLILQVDPSATLGERLTVVRDVVLQIFERFTADRESAAIRYRLVREVEELKDRELVSTHRFERIFRTFLDTSKRDHDAAARATSVGFAAAVVAIHNDHFRRWLRDFSDDHRGELATAVDAVLARFMLATDPYVPGASGTGTDANKLYSAEEVLEMVRKALS; translated from the coding sequence ATGAACACGTCCGAGACCCCGCACTTACGTCCCGCCCTTGAACTCCTTGAGAGACAGGGTTTCCATGCCACAAGCGTCGACGAACTAGCCGCCGCCCTCGGCATGAGTCGCTCCACCTTCTTTCGCCGCTATGGCACGAAAGAAGCGGTGGTCTTCTCGGATCAGGAAGCCATCGTCGCGATGGCCCAACAACTCATCTTGCAAGTTGACCCCAGCGCCACCCTCGGTGAGCGCCTGACGGTAGTTCGCGACGTCGTACTCCAAATTTTTGAACGCTTCACCGCGGACCGCGAATCCGCCGCCATCCGCTACCGTCTGGTGCGCGAAGTTGAAGAACTCAAAGACCGCGAGCTCGTCAGTACACACCGCTTTGAGCGCATCTTCCGTACCTTCTTGGATACGTCAAAGAGGGACCACGACGCCGCAGCTCGGGCCACGTCCGTAGGTTTCGCCGCCGCGGTGGTGGCGATTCACAACGATCATTTCCGCCGTTGGTTGCGCGATTTTTCGGACGATCATCGCGGCGAGTTGGCAACGGCTGTCGATGCCGTGCTCGCGCGATTCATGCTCGCGACCGATCCATACGTTCCTGGTGCCAGCGGAACCGGCACCGATGCGAACAAGCTGTATTCGGCGGAGGAAGTCCTCGAGATGGTGCGGAAGGCGCTCTCCTAA